A genomic region of Candidatus Zixiibacteriota bacterium contains the following coding sequences:
- a CDS encoding outer membrane lipoprotein-sorting protein: MKGLRQALVIALISVLTGATTQAQDATEIMKNSHLAYYYAGDDGLAEVNMKLIDKNGKVRDREFSMLRLDIEEGGNQKYYTYFRKPSDVSRLSFMVHKSADGNDKRWIYVPAVDLIKPISADDKNSSFVGSDFTYEDVSGRHWTEDEHKLIGEQELDGKPVYVIESVPKQEYKGFARKVSYIDKAGLLPLKEEYFDKKGTLVRLFHADRVDTIEGILTVTLRTMEDVKKGSKTTVEFASIDYNLGLTDDIFTERYLKNPPRQFVK, translated from the coding sequence ATGAAAGGACTACGACAGGCCCTTGTAATCGCCCTGATCAGCGTGTTAACCGGCGCAACCACCCAGGCGCAAGACGCCACCGAGATCATGAAGAATTCGCATCTGGCCTACTACTATGCCGGCGATGACGGTCTGGCCGAGGTCAACATGAAGTTGATCGACAAAAACGGCAAAGTGCGCGATCGCGAATTCAGCATGTTGCGGCTCGACATTGAAGAAGGCGGCAATCAGAAGTACTATACTTATTTTCGGAAACCGTCTGATGTCTCCCGTCTCAGCTTCATGGTGCACAAGTCCGCCGACGGCAACGACAAGCGGTGGATCTACGTACCCGCGGTCGATCTCATCAAGCCGATCTCAGCCGATGACAAGAACTCGAGCTTTGTCGGCTCCGATTTCACCTACGAGGACGTCTCCGGCCGTCACTGGACCGAGGACGAGCACAAGCTGATCGGCGAGCAGGAGCTCGACGGCAAGCCGGTGTATGTGATCGAATCCGTACCAAAGCAGGAGTACAAGGGGTTTGCCCGCAAGGTGTCATATATCGACAAGGCCGGCCTGCTCCCGCTCAAAGAGGAATACTTCGACAAGAAGGGAACGCTGGTACGGCTGTTCCATGCCGACCGGGTTGATACGATCGAGGGGATTCTCACGGTCACGCTTCGCACCATGGAGGATGTCAAGAAGGGAAGCAAAACGACAGTCGAGTTCGCCAGTATCGATTACAACCTGGGCCTGACCGACGACATCTTCACCGAGCGTTATCTGAAAAACCCGCCGCGCCAGTTTGTAAAGTAA
- a CDS encoding DUF1302 family protein, whose amino-acid sequence MMRQLALFLAGLLMISAAPAPAQVTFDGFLQGLYGGRLDKNNPTATEQTASETRLQLRVQHTGASGEFFGRLDFVFDGADTASYDWELREGYLKFRLGSRFDFKVGRQVLTWGTGDLIFINDVFAKDYRSFFVGRDDQYLKEPQNALRSEYYSPLGELTLVWSPRFEPNRLPTGDRLSYYNPFVPGIVGTGLSPLYYFDPPQPEPEFKNAEIAARLSRDIGGFNVSLYAYHGFYKNPMGAYVVMVDNAPQFVPYYPRLNVFGASARGTLAGGVLWTEGGYLDSRDDRDGKSPLVPNSSVTGLLGFERQVATNLTANIQWQLDYMTDYDKFSAQQPQGVFVRDEVRHLLTSRITKLAMSENLTLSAFGFYSPTDEDIYVRLSAAYKYTDEITIAAGGNLFAGRHENTDFGQFQKNDNVYLKLTYNY is encoded by the coding sequence ATGATGCGACAACTCGCCTTATTTCTTGCTGGGCTGCTGATGATCTCGGCAGCCCCGGCCCCCGCTCAAGTCACGTTCGACGGCTTCCTCCAGGGGCTCTATGGCGGCCGTCTGGATAAGAACAACCCGACTGCCACCGAACAGACGGCGTCGGAAACCCGCCTTCAGTTGCGCGTGCAGCACACCGGCGCGAGCGGCGAGTTTTTCGGGCGGCTTGACTTTGTTTTCGACGGCGCCGATACCGCGTCGTACGATTGGGAGCTTCGCGAGGGGTATCTGAAATTCCGCCTCGGCAGCCGGTTCGATTTCAAGGTCGGCCGCCAGGTGCTGACCTGGGGGACCGGCGACCTGATCTTCATCAACGATGTCTTCGCCAAGGACTACCGCTCGTTTTTTGTCGGTCGCGATGACCAGTATCTCAAAGAGCCGCAGAACGCCCTTCGATCGGAATACTACAGTCCGCTGGGCGAACTAACGCTGGTCTGGTCGCCCCGTTTCGAGCCGAACCGCCTGCCCACCGGTGATCGCCTGAGCTACTATAACCCGTTTGTGCCAGGGATAGTAGGCACCGGGCTGTCGCCCCTGTATTACTTCGATCCGCCCCAGCCGGAGCCGGAATTCAAGAATGCTGAAATCGCAGCCCGGCTAAGCCGCGATATCGGCGGATTCAACGTGTCGCTGTACGCTTACCATGGCTTCTACAAAAACCCGATGGGCGCTTATGTCGTCATGGTCGACAACGCGCCGCAATTCGTCCCATACTATCCGAGACTCAACGTGTTCGGCGCGTCGGCGCGCGGAACTCTCGCTGGAGGCGTGCTCTGGACCGAGGGTGGGTATCTCGACTCACGCGATGACCGCGATGGCAAAAGTCCGCTCGTGCCCAACTCGTCGGTGACCGGCCTGCTCGGATTCGAACGCCAGGTGGCCACCAACCTTACCGCTAATATCCAGTGGCAGCTCGACTATATGACCGACTATGACAAATTCTCCGCGCAGCAGCCCCAGGGAGTGTTCGTACGCGACGAGGTCCGCCACCTGTTGACGAGCAGAATCACCAAGCTGGCCATGAGCGAGAATCTGACCCTGTCCGCATTCGGTTTCTATTCGCCCACCGACGAAGATATTTATGTCCGCCTGTCCGCCGCCTATAAATACACGGACGAGATTACGATCGCAGCTGGAGGGAACCTCTTTGCCGGCCGACACGAGAACACCGATTTCGGCCAGTTCCAAAAAAACGACAACGTGTATTTGAAACTTACCTATAACTATTAG
- a CDS encoding DUF2892 domain-containing protein: protein MSVESAVRLLAGTFVAVSLLLYYFVSPWYLLLAAFVSFNLIQSSFTGFCPAEMIFRKVLPARERTGGASAR from the coding sequence ATGTCGGTAGAAAGCGCTGTCAGACTTCTGGCCGGGACGTTTGTAGCGGTCTCGCTGCTGCTGTACTACTTCGTTTCCCCCTGGTATCTGCTGTTGGCGGCTTTTGTGTCGTTTAACCTGATCCAGTCGTCGTTTACCGGCTTTTGCCCTGCGGAAATGATCTTCCGGAAAGTCCTGCCTGCCAGAGAAAGAACCGGCGGCGCCTCGGCGCGATAG
- a CDS encoding efflux RND transporter permease subunit gives MAKALTNFSIRHPWWVIGIASVITVFFAVQFLNMKIDTDPENMLAEDEPVRLFEHQTKDEFGLADFIAVGVVHEAGAFTPETLNRLYNITAEIQDIEGVVVDDIMAPSTVDDIKQGEGGTLVVAPLMESEITTQEEADYIRSRINANPIFRGKLAGEDGKAVAIMVPIESKDMSHRIAGEIRQIIDKYKGDEEYHIAGLPLAEDSFGAEMFVQMAYSAPAAMLIIFLLLLMFFRNLRIVLAPMVVAMMSTIWAMGLLILTGNTVHIMSSMIPIFLIPIAVLNSIHIISEFHDHYKRYKHKDATIRHSIGELFMPMLFTSLTTIAGFLSLALTPIPPVQVFGIFVAFGVLVAWFLSLTLNPAIGMLIPDKTLRDFGASDDEHGLLARIMHGFRSFSFNWSKTIIYGSAALAVVAAVGLSLIVVNDNPVKWFKQSHPIRIADAAMNRHLAGTYLNYLVFESPDDDAMKNPAMVRYIESMQRELAVDENVGSTTGLPDIVKKVRYELYGGDSTKASLPESQDEIAQMLFLFEMSGGDPDDLFKFVTSSYNKANLWVVMKNGDNMSVSRVVERAEQYMANHQLPSGVEAEWAGLPYINIEWQRQMVTGMRSSLLGSYVTVLIMMVFLFRSLRWGLISMLPLTLTIMAIYAFLGYVGKPYDMPVAVLSSLTLGLSIDFAIHYIERLRMIHRRTHDFQQSFHEIFEGTGRAIGRNVLVIAIGFVPMLFSSLVPYITVGSFFLAIMIVSGLVTMLLLPAITRQFHGALLRLQARSKSAAVAEPQPSGN, from the coding sequence ATGGCAAAAGCTCTGACTAACTTTTCGATCCGGCACCCCTGGTGGGTAATCGGTATCGCGTCGGTAATCACCGTCTTCTTCGCGGTTCAGTTCCTTAACATGAAGATCGACACCGATCCCGAGAACATGCTCGCCGAGGACGAGCCGGTGCGTCTGTTCGAGCACCAGACCAAGGACGAGTTCGGCCTGGCCGATTTTATTGCGGTTGGGGTCGTGCACGAGGCCGGGGCGTTCACTCCTGAGACCCTCAATCGCCTCTATAATATCACCGCTGAGATTCAGGATATCGAGGGGGTAGTGGTTGACGACATCATGGCGCCGTCGACAGTCGACGATATCAAGCAGGGCGAGGGTGGCACGCTCGTGGTGGCGCCGCTCATGGAAAGTGAAATCACAACTCAGGAGGAGGCCGACTATATCCGGAGCCGGATCAACGCCAACCCGATATTCCGCGGCAAGTTGGCCGGTGAGGACGGCAAAGCGGTTGCGATCATGGTGCCGATCGAATCCAAAGACATGTCGCACCGGATAGCGGGGGAGATTCGTCAAATCATCGACAAATACAAGGGCGACGAGGAGTATCATATCGCCGGACTACCGCTGGCCGAGGATTCGTTCGGCGCAGAGATGTTTGTCCAGATGGCTTACAGCGCGCCGGCCGCCATGCTGATCATCTTCCTGCTGCTGCTTATGTTCTTCCGCAACCTGCGGATTGTCCTCGCGCCGATGGTGGTGGCGATGATGTCAACGATCTGGGCGATGGGGCTTCTGATCCTCACCGGCAACACGGTGCATATCATGTCGTCGATGATTCCGATCTTCCTCATCCCCATCGCGGTATTGAATTCGATCCACATCATATCGGAGTTCCACGATCATTACAAACGTTACAAGCACAAGGACGCGACCATCCGTCACTCTATCGGCGAGCTGTTCATGCCGATGCTGTTCACGTCGTTGACTACAATCGCCGGCTTTCTCTCGCTCGCGCTGACCCCCATTCCACCGGTACAGGTATTCGGCATATTCGTGGCGTTCGGCGTGCTGGTGGCGTGGTTTTTGTCGCTGACACTCAACCCGGCGATCGGGATGCTGATTCCGGACAAGACTCTCAGAGACTTTGGCGCGTCGGATGACGAGCACGGTTTGCTGGCCAGGATCATGCACGGTTTCCGGAGCTTTTCATTCAATTGGAGCAAGACGATTATCTATGGTTCCGCGGCGCTGGCGGTGGTGGCGGCGGTGGGTTTGTCGCTGATCGTGGTGAACGACAACCCGGTCAAGTGGTTCAAGCAATCGCATCCGATCCGTATTGCCGATGCCGCCATGAACAGGCACCTGGCCGGGACATACTTGAACTATCTGGTATTCGAAAGCCCTGATGATGACGCCATGAAGAACCCCGCGATGGTGCGTTATATCGAATCAATGCAGCGGGAACTGGCCGTCGACGAGAATGTAGGCTCGACAACCGGCCTGCCGGACATAGTGAAGAAAGTGCGCTACGAGCTTTATGGCGGGGATTCGACCAAAGCCAGTCTGCCGGAATCGCAGGACGAAATCGCCCAGATGCTGTTTCTGTTCGAGATGTCGGGTGGCGACCCCGATGACCTGTTCAAGTTCGTAACCTCGAGCTACAACAAAGCGAATCTCTGGGTAGTGATGAAAAACGGCGACAACATGTCGGTCAGCCGAGTGGTGGAGCGCGCCGAGCAGTACATGGCGAATCACCAGCTTCCGAGCGGGGTGGAGGCCGAATGGGCCGGCCTGCCGTACATAAATATCGAATGGCAGCGCCAAATGGTTACCGGCATGCGCTCGTCACTGCTGGGTTCCTATGTGACCGTTTTGATCATGATGGTTTTCCTCTTCCGGTCACTGCGTTGGGGATTGATTTCGATGTTACCGCTGACCTTGACGATAATGGCCATCTATGCTTTTCTCGGCTACGTGGGCAAGCCGTACGACATGCCGGTGGCGGTGCTTTCGTCGCTCACGCTCGGCCTTTCGATTGACTTCGCGATTCATTATATCGAACGGTTGCGTATGATCCATCGCCGGACGCACGACTTTCAACAGTCATTTCATGAGATTTTTGAGGGTACCGGCCGGGCGATCGGCCGCAACGTGCTGGTGATAGCGATCGGCTTTGTGCCGATGCTGTTCTCATCGCTGGTGCCGTACATCACGGTTGGGTCGTTCTTCCTGGCCATAATGATCGTTTCCGGACTGGTTACGATGCTGCTCTTGCCGGCTATAACACGGCAATTTCACGGTGCGCTGCTGCGGCTACAGGCCAGGTCGAAATCTGCTGCTGTCGCCGAACCGCAGCCGAGTGGGAATTGA
- the murQ gene encoding N-acetylmuramic acid 6-phosphate etherase — MTDMDALIRQLKQLDTEKVNPDTIDIDRLSPFEIARKINAEDKKVAAVVESALDSLAKAAEMYAQTLRSGGRVFYVGAGTSGRLGVLDAAECPPTFGTDPNQIIGVISGGYETLVLSKEGVEDNRDAASGDLQKQKLTQHDFVIGIAASRRTPYTLAALEYARSVGCKTAFIICNRAADLEVKPDVLIELPVGPEAVTGSTRMKSGTAQKMALNIISTTAMVLLGKTYGNLMIDLQARSEKLAARSRKILMELSSITLADAEELLRRSGGSVKLAIAMHWLRCDRDEAERRLQQVGGFLTRLDRV, encoded by the coding sequence ATGACCGATATGGATGCGCTCATTCGGCAGCTCAAACAGCTCGACACGGAGAAGGTCAACCCGGACACGATTGATATTGATCGCCTCTCGCCGTTCGAGATCGCCCGGAAGATCAACGCCGAGGATAAGAAAGTCGCCGCGGTGGTCGAGAGCGCGCTGGATTCACTGGCGAAAGCTGCGGAGATGTACGCGCAGACGCTGCGCAGCGGTGGCCGAGTGTTCTATGTCGGTGCCGGTACGTCCGGTCGGCTCGGCGTGCTCGATGCCGCCGAGTGCCCGCCGACTTTTGGCACTGATCCGAATCAGATAATCGGGGTCATATCCGGCGGGTATGAGACACTGGTGCTGTCTAAAGAGGGAGTCGAGGATAACCGTGATGCGGCATCAGGAGACCTCCAGAAGCAGAAGCTCACTCAGCACGACTTTGTGATCGGGATTGCGGCGTCGCGGAGGACACCGTACACACTCGCGGCGCTCGAGTATGCCCGTTCAGTCGGGTGCAAGACCGCGTTTATCATCTGTAATCGCGCCGCCGATCTCGAGGTCAAACCGGACGTTTTGATTGAATTGCCGGTCGGCCCGGAGGCTGTCACCGGATCAACCCGCATGAAATCGGGCACGGCGCAGAAGATGGCGCTGAATATCATCTCGACCACTGCGATGGTTTTGCTCGGCAAGACCTACGGCAACCTGATGATCGACCTTCAGGCCCGCTCCGAAAAGCTGGCTGCCCGTTCACGAAAGATACTGATGGAACTGTCGTCGATTACTCTGGCCGACGCCGAAGAACTGCTGCGTCGATCCGGCGGCTCGGTCAAGCTGGCGATTGCGATGCACTGGCTTCGCTGCGACCGTGACGAAGCGGAGCGCCGATTGCAGCAGGTGGGGGGATTCTTGACGAGACTTGATAGAGTGTAG
- a CDS encoding DNA-processing protein DprA — translation MIDLSAYSTTTRVLALAHFCGVTPRLFEALLRRFRTLDAVFSADLGQLLEIEGLGRRQAEQLEHASEQLSHAEAMVRSLRDRDIRLVTRFDEAYGRLLFELHDPPSLLYLRGHSIDPDKRTIAVAGTRQASSEGLELTSRLVKELVRYEIQIVSSLLGGVDTAVHLAARSAGGRSFAVIDCGLDQIGQGEGIPVAIDILQTGGVISEYAPNVTAGTKTMTESNRLIVGLVQAVVVTEFYGDSTRTLDLLRACRDIGKLVFLLIDPRYGALSDAPGLRQAHEFGVIPITGFDKIDDVVKSLV, via the coding sequence ATGATCGATTTGTCGGCCTATTCCACCACTACGCGGGTACTGGCGCTGGCGCATTTCTGTGGAGTGACCCCGAGGCTGTTCGAGGCCCTCCTGCGGCGGTTTCGGACTCTCGACGCGGTATTCAGCGCCGATCTGGGCCAGCTGCTCGAAATCGAAGGGCTTGGCCGGCGACAGGCCGAGCAGCTCGAACATGCATCGGAGCAACTGTCTCACGCCGAGGCGATGGTGCGCTCGCTCCGGGACCGGGATATCCGTCTGGTGACCCGGTTCGACGAGGCCTATGGACGCCTTTTATTCGAGCTGCACGATCCGCCGTCGCTGTTGTACCTGCGGGGCCATTCAATCGACCCGGATAAGCGTACAATCGCGGTGGCTGGAACTCGGCAGGCCAGTTCCGAGGGCTTGGAGTTGACTTCCCGATTGGTCAAGGAACTGGTCAGGTATGAAATCCAGATAGTAAGTTCGCTGCTGGGTGGGGTCGATACGGCGGTTCATCTGGCGGCGCGCAGCGCCGGTGGGCGGTCGTTTGCTGTTATCGACTGCGGGCTCGATCAGATCGGCCAGGGCGAGGGCATTCCGGTAGCCATCGACATCTTGCAGACGGGTGGAGTAATATCCGAGTATGCCCCCAACGTCACGGCCGGGACAAAAACTATGACCGAATCCAACCGCCTGATTGTCGGCCTGGTTCAGGCGGTGGTGGTTACCGAGTTCTATGGCGATTCAACACGAACGCTCGATCTGCTTCGCGCCTGCCGCGATATCGGCAAACTGGTCTTCCTGTTGATCGATCCTCGTTACGGCGCCCTTTCCGATGCGCCCGGGCTTAGGCAGGCTCACGAGTTCGGGGTTATCCCGATCACTGGTTTCGACAAAATCGATGATGTCGTGAAATCACTCGTCTGA